atttatataaatatttccaaaatagTTGTCTCTTGTTGAAAATTATTGGCTGAAAATTGGAACTCTCATAATTTTCATGTGCTTAATAGTGCATGGTTAATTTGACTGTATACTAAGTactactattatatatatatttatatatatagaagagGTTTTAatgattacatttttattgtaactatcgtggttacattttttttaaccatTAGATCACTACTAAatagttgtgattaatttggaaattaaataaaaaaaataaaaaatgacatgTAACTTAATATTAACctgttaatttatttccttttaaaactttaattaaaattaattatattttaaaattaaattaagtataattattcattaattttttgcaatttattattaaataaagatcttttagcaatttattttttacacttaaattattttaatttttataagaaaactcttaataatttaaaattgtacacatataatttcataattaaaattttattatacttataatattattaatttaaaatgattacaGTATAGAGATGTCAATATTGTACTTTTTTTCACATTATGTTCAACGTTCCTTACTCCTGTCTACAGTTTATTGTATCTTTTAATAATATCCTCTCTACTCTTTCATTCCCTCAATCTTGCTCTCGAACCCGTCAAACCCCCGCGCCTCCATCTTCTTCgatctcactctctctctctctctctctctctctctctctctctctctctctctctctctctctctctctctctctctctctctctctctctctctctctctctctctctctctctctctgccatTTTGGCTTTCTTCAACTCAATCAGCTCTACcctagaatttttttcaaacttagatCGGAGATTGAAGATCGAAGATTACGTTGGGTCCAAAGTCGAATTTCTTTAGCCTCCAGCCATGGCCATCGACCCCAAAAGTGTGGAATCAGACAGGGTTTTGATCCTCGACTACGGTTCCCAGTATACCCATCTCATCACTCGCCGTATCCGATTTCTCGCTGTTTTCTCCCTTTGCCTTTCCGAAACCAGCTCTCTCAAGACCATTGCTGACTACAAGCCTCGAGTCGTCATCCTATCCGGCGGTCCTCATTCCGTACACACTCCTGGCTCCCCGAACTAtttagattgttggatttaaggacttttttccaattttagtaaaaaattctaacatggatgaaagtccaGGGGCCATGATATTTAGtaaatgtcaaagttcgagggggatgatttggtagatatcaaagtttggggagcatgatttagtatataaacaatcactgaagtagtaaaattgaatgaaattggacaaaagtcattaaatccaacaatctcaatagttcagggaacATTTTTAaagaccttaaaagttcagagggcatgatttggtacatgttaaagaattctaattagccaaaaaaaaaaattaaaaagggaCATATGTGGGTCCTAGGCATTAACTAATACGGGTTTTGAGCACGTGGCAATGGTGAGGTAACAGTTTCATATTAAAGTTTGTAACCGACTGTTGGTGAGTATTTCGGGTGTTgagctttttttttctttttacaaaaaatgtaatAACTTCATTAAGATACAAGTTACAAGCCAAGTCTTATTAGTGTGAAATTTTACCATTCTATACTACCTCTTTATCTAGTCTTAAAGTTCTCTTTCCTAAGCCATGAACCTTGTATTTGCTTGTCTACACACATGTTTAAGAGATCAATTACTTACAAAACCGAAATAATTACAAATTTGGCCGTAGACCAATACTAATAAAGACTCTAAATAATTTCAGCTacaataaaaataccaaaaacagttttacaatagaaaagataataaaCAGATTATAGCTCAATCTGAATTCAGACCAAGTTTGAATCAACTTTGGACAAAATTCAAACCTCAACCTCTACAACTATATAAAACCACTACTGCATGTGAAGATCATTACCTGCATGAGCTATACTGTTGTAGAGAGAGTAGAGTGAGAAGCTCCTCGAGCTCAGTTGTAATATcttaaaatgagaaatagattaataattctaataaaattaattaaatattaatgtgatattatattattatataattaattatgtgttATATGTGAATTATTGAGTGTAAGTCTCTATTTATATgataagggtatttttgtaattttgatccgataaaaaaaattataattttactataCTAGTGCTTTTATTTTATCATATACAATTTCCAtcaaaataatcaataaatCACACATActcacaaaaataaataaataaataatgacaGTAGAAGCTCTCAAAATTATgtcttaactaaaaaaaatatctaatacaAAGGCTAAAAGGTATAAGTGGTGCTTAAGCATAtggaggcgtttggttgggaggaatgaaaatataggaataagaatgagaatgggaatgagaataggaataagaatggaatggaataaaatttaaaatgcataaaaaatataattgataaaaaaatcattaaattttttttcttattacattagaatggtcattcctttctttttaaaatggaatagtcattctactaaaatggtggaaagagcattccattgaaATGCCATTCCAAtagtactttaaaatgcaaccaaacaaaggaatggaatgaaaattgtttccttttcattccattccatttcattacttccaatcaaacgccacctaagtgttatattattattaatacgaTTAGATATATTGAATTCTTTGACATTATTACTGCTCAATAgcaatacttaaatttaaatataggctaattagaatttttgcctCCTAAACTTTAACATGCATCAAATCGTGCCCCTTAAGTTTTTCTGACCATTAAAAATTCtccatgaactattgagattgttagatttaaagacttttgtctaattttattcaattttactatttcagtgattatttatgtattatatTATGTTTCTAAGATTTTGAtatttaccaaatcatgtctctcgaactttgacatgtactaaattatgcctttGAATTTTCGTTCTTGTTAagctttttttattaaaattagacaaaagtccttaaattcaataatctcaatagttcagagaaaatttttaacgaccttaaaagttcggGAGTATAATATAATAGAggacaaaaattttaattagtctttaaatatatatttatagagatAGAATTAGTgtgttaaaaataataagttgaAAGGTAACATAAGCATTATGCTTCGATCATCTTCTCTATCCCAATACATacgacattattatttattcggtagcaattaaaatatatgtgaCAGCGActtaagattttttattttttattttttatttttgttagctATTATTAAACTCATgctctttttatatatgataattaTTACTAAAATGGATTATGACTAGTACTTCACACTTcacatattatatatctcaatacaattagaaaaagaaatttCAAGGTCAACCTAATTTTTTTGGGCACAAATTACCAGAACAACTTGTAATTTGCATAGTAGTGCATAATTATGTGAATAACAACATAAATTCATTAATACTACCAAACAAAAAGACCAAGTATTGTAACTAATTTAATTTACAGTAAcatcatatttatatttatgtagATGAAAATTAATTCTCTCTattcatatatttaaaattacagaAATATAAACAGAAACCAACTGAGCTTAATTACTGTCCAAAAAGCTACAAGTTTGGTTTCTCTAATCACaacttaattaaactaataaaatcTTAATTTGTTCTAAAATATATTCTTAAGAGAATAATTCCCGGGGACCCTTTTTCTCATACTACCATCcctctggtaaaataattctccttaatttaaaaatttacccAACTTTTTCCTTATTTACCAAAATCACCCCAAAACCCAAAAACTTTTCATTTTCACCCTCGTCATCACTTTTGGTGAGCCAAGTTTTTTGCGTCGACAAATGTTCCATGAAATCCGTACGGAACTCTCGACGGGAGTTTAACTGAAGCTTCCATCTTTAAATCAATGGCGTTCACAATCTGTAGCTCTGATTTCCCACTCCTTTCGTTGTGAACAAACGCCATTATATAACCCTCATCTTCTTCTCCTTCATTACTTTCCGAATTCGGCAAAAAAAACGGTTCGCCGCCGAATTTCCGGTCACCGTAGTAATACTTTTTCACATCGCCGGTAGAGAGATCAACCTTAGCGAAACCAGAAACCTTCGGCCACGGCTCAGCAATGGCGAGGTAAGCAAACCGGGTTTTTCTCCCAAGCCTATTCCGATTCACCATTCCGGCTTCCAAATTCACTTCTTCGTCAACGTTAGCGATTATAGGGCGGCGCGTGGAGACACGCGTCTTCAAGTTAATCCTTATTTCGGAGAGAACGCTCTTCAAGCTCTCGTCGCACTCGTTGAAGATCGAATCCGGTGGAGTCATGCAAGACCCGATCACCACGACCTCGTCTGTCTCCGGCTCTTCCCACGCGTTCCAGAGATGGAAGCAGAAAGTTTCCGGCGACTCGACCCAGATCATTTCCGACGCGTCTTCTGCGGTTTTGGACAGAATCCCAAACCGGGATTTCTTCTCACCGTCGAAGACAACAGGGGACCCACCTCTGACCATTTCTCCCAACTTGAAAACCACCTGCTGATCTGGGATCACGACAAAATTCTCAGTAATGGCGAAATCGTGAATCATGGTCGGAACCGGAAGAGATATTTCCACGTCGGGGGATTTTTCCCCATTGGGTGAGAATTTAAAGTATTTAAGGTAAGGTTTCTGAACGACGTCGTAACTAAGAGCAAAAAGCTCCCCTGAAACTGGGTCAAGCTTAGGATGAGCAATCATGGCGGAACAGAGTTGTTCATCAAAATCGTATCTTCCAACAGTTTCGAGATCACCGGAAGAAGTGATTCTAACTTGGTAAGGAAGATCATCTTCCGACATAGCAAGTAACCGATCGTTGAAGTAAACAAGACCGGCGTTAGCAACTCCGGTACCATGACTACGGTCAACGAGTCCAAAAAGTCCACGAGCATAGAAAAGAAAGAGACGAGCAATACCAGAATGTCCATGGAGTTCTCCGATGGCTTTAGGGAAAACAGAGCGACCGAGGTCTCGTTCTTGAACAAGTCTCTGAGTTTCAGTAAATCGGCAAGCGTAACTAGCTGAAGCTTCACCGCCATTGATAGTAACGGCGTGAACCATTCCGTCACCGTCAAAGAAATGATGACCGGCAATTGGTTCAAAAAGTGGGTTAGCTCCGTTTCTTAAGTAAACGCCGTTAATGCAATTGGGTATAGTTCCGGTAACATTTAAGGATTGTTTAACGGGTTGTTCAGGTACGGGAGCAAAGTTTCCGGAGATTTGTACACGTGGATCGGCTGTCTTTGGAAGTGGGTGTTGGCGTTCGCGTGCAACTAACGCGCCTTCTGCCACGTCAAATGCCACGGCGGCGGCTCTTTGTAGGAAATTCCAATGAggagttgttgttgttgttgggttggttttgttgttgttttcatcTTTTGAAATTGTGATTTGTTTAGGGAAATGAAGAACAGAAGCACTTGTTATAATGGGTTTCTTCTTTGTTAATAAAGAAATGGACTTTTTTGATGAGTAGAGATTATTATGAGTACTTAATTTGGTTCCAACCCAACTACTAGAGTTGGGAGCCAATGAAGGAGTAGACATGgctgtgtttttttttcttttatgagtAAGTTTTTGTTTTGGGTGTTTGGAgatagagagaaagaaaagaaaagaagtttgttgtattgagagaaagaaagaaagagtttaGTTTTGGTTTGGATTAAAGGAGAGAAAATTGGGGTATAAATAGAGAGTTGTTTGTTTGGagaagaaggaaaaaaagaGGTCCACCTCATACATCTAAGAGAAGAGCACGTGGTGGATTCTTTTGTGTGTAGAAAGAGCACTTGAGgatttacatatatatgtatacgtaTAGAAATTACAAAGTATGTGGCATACTTGGCTTGTGTTGCTATTGGGGCAAAATAGGTAGAAAAatgttggtttttttttgttaagtaTTTTCTAGTTAAATTctcctaattattatttcatttatatttaattacttaattgTTTAAGCACTTAACGGTTGAAGTTCAAATTTTAATAGTAAAACTTTCTAAACTACTATTAAATTGGAAATAAatttaggtgccgtttggtaatacttttgttttttaattttttaatcaaaaaatggaagtaaaatttttgtttttaaaaaacaaaaatgcgttctataaccacttttgtttttcaattttaaaaacagaaaacaaaagtgtgttctgtaaagtttatttttatttttattttttgattttatttaagtcgggtctaggtccgaggtTGGTTTCAGGTTCAAGTCAAAATTCGGGTTCAGCGCCAAGGCCgtggggaggggatttgggtctaggtctggtcgTAAttcaaaagattgattaagaaaaaaaaaactgtttaaaaagatattgaaagtaattttttttgtttttaaaattttaatttctaattataaaattgaaaagtaaaaacggttttatagaacatgtttttgaaaaatattttcacttttctacttttaaaaacagaaaactgattaaaaaagtgttaccaaacgctacCTAAtgtatcattaatttttttatagtttattgtCAATATAGACTGTTTATGAATACACTTTTGTACatatatcacatttatattagtacatctaatattattatttaaaaaatataaaaataatttaaacttcataatatttttttatcttttaaatattttatatttttatttttataattatttaatttcaaaataaattttaaaaataataatattaagtacACTAATATAAACGTGCCATGTGTACAAAGTGTATACATAGCAGTCTAAAGTGGCACTTAACCGGATAACACCTTAAATTTGTTACCAGTTCAATAGTTTGGAGGATTTTACTATCAAAATTTGAGCTTTGAGGTTAATTAATACAAGTGAAACAAGAGTTAGGAGGGTTTAGATGCAAAAAACtcttttgtgttttatttgttGGAGAGTTTTATTTGCACTCCCATAAAGTTATAAGTACATCCCATTTtaataacttttattttatataaaatttatatttttaaaatgtactaattttttttttctttattgttaTATCCTTAAAAATTAtacctataaaataaaataaaaaaaatattaagacaaaaaaattatatgaaattttatttaaaaaaatagtatatatgatctaaaataaatatatctaaaaaataaaataagctaACCATcgatattaaatgaaaataatgtcaaaaagaatttttaaaaaaatattaaaagtgatttttaaagggaaatttgattttctatacttagaaaatcaaaaaaaattttccctaaaccaaaaatttaaaacctaaaaaaactattcattttttttcaaaaccccaaaaatacccccctcacaatattctctctctctgcatcatctctctctccctctatctcaccccaatcgcccaccctcacccgaaccaccctcacccacccacgtcaaccccaacgccgatcaccaccctcacccccgtcgaccacgaccccaacccctccgaccccaaccccaacccgaaagagcaaccctagtctctgaaacttttttttttttcctgcgatttgagagaaggaagaagacagaggtccgatggtcggaccttgggggtccgatgggtccgaccatcggaccccaaggtctgACCgtctattaaatttttttttctgcgattttggagagagaggaagaaagaggtccgatggtcggaccttcgggtccgatgggtccgaccatcggacccatcccgaaggtccgaccggcttttaattttttttttttcctgcgatttgagagagaggggaagagagaggtccgatggtcggaccttggggtccgatgggtccgattggtcggaccccatcggaccccatggtccgaccatcggacctggggtgtgggattcttgggaccggctagatagagagagaaagagagatagttttagtttgggggtatttttggagttttgaaaaaaaaaagtatagtttttttagggtttaaattattggtttagaaatcaaattttttgattttctaagtatagaaaatcaaatttccctttttaaaaACTAATGTAAGTTAATTAGTCTTATAATTTTATGGGGTAGTGCAAataaaattttactattttttagaCGATTTAGGTTTTTTGTCCACGAACTATGACATGTATTATtgtgtttcttgaatttttcaGTCTGTTAAAAATGGTCCCTGAACTATTTGGTGTTGTAAATTGGTCATTATGTCAAGTTTTGTCACACATGGTAAACAAAATGATAACATGGCTACTTAGTTAGTTGTCACATTAGTGCCATATCAATGCCACGTgtgtaattaatttgaaaaaataatttaatttttttattttagtttttataatttttgatataattatcaattaatttttactttaatgattttttaaaatatataatttttaattttttaatgttcAATTATATGCGTGGTATTAATGTGGCAATTGGTTAAGCAGTCATGTCATCATTTTGTTTGTCACGTGtaaaaaaattgacaaaatgACCAGTTTacaatattgtaaatactaaatAGTTTAAGGACCATTTATAACAGGCTGAAAAAATTCAAGAGACACACAATAATGTATATTTCATAGTTCAGGagataaaaattctaaataatcttttttttttttattcaaagtCGGGAATTTGAATTTGAAGAGAAGGTCCTTGCTGagcttatgctttttatttttagtttctcaagaattttttcttgaaaaacatACTTAAAACTACCTTTTAAATAATTTTGGAGTATTAATTAGAGCATCTTCAATAGAGATGCTATGAAAAATGCTTGATGATATAGATacatttttagtattttttaattaatgcttatcattaaaatgaaaaagaatGCCACAAAAGAATATCATGCTATAGCATTATATCttctctttcttatttttttattattattttatcataaagtaagaaaatttgtttatttaatatattaaataataatgtaatataattttaataattttcagaGATACTTAtcattagattattttaaaataaaaagtgtaaaaaataatgtgaaagagagataaaataaaataatatatttttaagtgaTGTGGAAATTTTTGACACTCTTAAAAAATTCTACTATTCAAGATGCTCTTAGAAAcccaaaaatacaatttaaaaggCCAAATAGCaacatttaaaaatatttagctATACGCGTTAGAATaagattaaaatatataaatgaaacatattaatatttaatgcttatcgactaatttatattttcaaattttacatatttaataattaaatttaaaattcattaataaaattttatcaatttgaataaaaagaaattattcaaaaaaaaaaaaaaaacatttctcTTAATTAAAAATGGAAAGGAAAGCAATCTTTAGcaatctaatttttattatatttatttattcaatcatCATTAAATAAGGTAACAAACTAACTTTTGTGCCTTGTCTCACACAAGCTATATCCTTAATAAATtgtcaaattttaaataataatagaaaaaaaaaataaaaaaattaaaagcacAGTGTAATtttaaagacaaaaaaaaaataataaaaaaaaatatgataatatagagataaatggtaTCAGAGTTTAGACCCAACCGGAAGTATAATTGACGAGGGTGTCGGATTCTATAAGGGGgatgattgtgacagtcagagtCTTGTGATCCATTAAGGGTTTCGACCGAGTAAGTTGTGCAATCTCACATGGCTTGGGGAATATCAAATGTGATGATTCTAAAACTGTATAAATATAGGTTGACTATACAGtcaaaaataacttaaattgattaatagatattttttttggtagtCTATTATTTAAGAactctaaaattaaacatatttcTTAAAAAGTGTGTTAATAAAAACAAAGCACGATAAAAAGATGCATGTTAATTATTTGTAAGATGAATATTCAGGAAAGTAATATAAAGTGATACACATATATACTACACAGCTAAATGAGGAGCATTACGAAAACAATTGATGCCATTTCTCTATTATGTATAGAATTGAAAAACAAGGGTAATGAAAGAAAGAGTTGTAGAGAGTTGGGAACCAATAgttaaaggaaaagaaaaataaaagtaaaggaTGGTGAAATGTGAGAATTAGTGGGGCAGTAATTGGTGGATTCTTGAGTTTGTTTTCTTTTGcatgtttttattttgttttttttggggAGCAAAGGCAAAAAAGTAAGAGTAAGAATGAAGTAATTaagtagtagtagtatataTAGGCGTGAGTGATTATATATAGAGATGAGTCGTTGATTGTGGGCGTTTATATTGATGTGGGGCTTGATGTCACCCCACCCACGTGGCCGTTTTCTAATATGTTTCTTCAACCACAAAATCTTAGTCACAATCACATGGCCCCCACTCCTACTTCACTCTCTTCCCCCACAAAACACACTACACTACACTCTACAACCCCACAACCCCGCACACAAGCAGTACACTctacatatatacacatatatatatatgtacacatgtatatgtatatgtactGCTACAACTACTACAACTGCTATGCTCCTCCAACACACTTGACATCATACTCTTAACTCTTAAGCCCTCCCATATCTTCCTCAactttaaaattgtatttatatgtatattataataataagtatgatatttttcttttaggCATTGTTGTAGAGTTTTATACACACATATTATTCCCTCTGAGAATGTAGGTAGTAAGCCACTATTTATCTATGTATTTTTAAATTGCTAAATTGACATCATATTAgtattatactaaaaaaaaaaaatgtaactgaAAGAGGAAATTTATGATGGTTTTATAATTTAGGAggattatttaaaatctaaaaaaaaaaaaatagggaaCAATTTGTTGAGGTATCAACTCAAGTCCCACATTAGAAGAATATGCAAGAATTGTTTTAGATATAAGTGTTTTACTTATTCTATTAGTATGAAGCCTTTTGAGAAGGTGCCTAAAAATAAAACCGTGAGAGCTTACTTAAAGCGAACAATATCATACTAATATGAGAGTCAAAGTGAGGTAGCGGCCTGACAAGATGGAAGAACGGGACTCAACAAGTAGTATCAGAACCAAAGGTTTAGGAGCGTTGTGATAGTGAGCTCCATTTGTGATGTGTGGGAGAAGCTATCAAAGTGATGACCTTGCGATGGAAGATCTATATAGTGCCTTGTATCGAAAGTTTATATGATAATGACGTAGTCAGGTGGCCTGTCTCATTAATGATTACGGCGGTACAAGATGAAGATTAGTGTTAGGACCTATGTCAAAGTCTTCTTGCATGACAAAGGTGATTGTCAGGGGCGAGTTCCCTTGGTGATAGTGGCGGCATAAGATAGTTTCGCTGGAAGGGAAAGACCACGAGTATGTGGTCCTTGGTTTGAGGGGAGAATTATTGGGGTATCAACCCAAGTCCCACATTGGAAGAATAGGCAAGAGTTATCTTAGATGTTCTATCTACTCTATTAGTATGATACCTTTTGGGAAGGTACCTAAAAATAAAACCGTGAGAGCTTAGGCCAACGTAGACAATATCATATTAATGTGGGAGTTAAAATAAAGTAGCAGCCCGACAAAATGAAATAACGGGACCCAACACAATTTTATACAAGTTAATGTGCCTGCGAAACATATTTATGCTTATATAAAGattgagaaatattaaataacaCATATGTTGGTGGCcaatatcttatatatttttgtgaCTACAAAATGTTACTTTATTATAGTCAAAACATAAACTTAGTTACttgttaattatattaaaaggtATAATATTTACAcattttactaattaatttagtTTAAGTCACgttgtaattaaatatatatttattcacaataaattttaattttttttaatttttagtaacTATAATTAGACttttttatatagtaataaaatagattagttataattttttgactTTTAAGCTAACAAGTTGCCACTTATAAAAGTAAGATTGTTTGTGGGCACTTATTacctaatttaaataatgtatggtATTAATTAGTACTCTTCATATATCATTTGACTATTTGAAACTAATATCatttaatgtttgttttttttctaataattaatGTACCTTATAAagtctttattttcttttttgtataTGTATCgagtcatcatcatcatcagcaagttgttaattttttctcttttaagaaCAAGGTCATgataagttgaaaattttgaaagaacTATACTATcgtttatataataattaattagggTACTCTTACTTGTAAAAAAATgcactatatataaatatatatatatatatatatatatatatattggctgtgttgtgttgtgttgtgtACCTTAGAATATTAATATACGTACTGTGTATACAGTTTTTAATAAACGTACCTTTTAAAGTGAGATATAGTACGAAATGAAAACCTACACCACAGAAAATTAATGGTATAGGGTTAATTTAATTGGTATATATAATGAATTGAGTTTGCCCTACAACGTACGTAATAtatttgtttgtattcattGTTATGCTTTTTGGTTGATGTGTTCTTACATTATAAAGTAACATGGAAACTTCAATTTCATATAGCTAATTAATAGTAATACAAGTAGTACAAGTTAGACAAAAGTGTTAAAGATAAAGGTCAGCAATGTTGCTCGATATcgactaataattttttttatattattattataaatcatTTACTTCCTAATTTAAtttagatatatataaaaaatgtgaAGAATGataatgtgtgtgtgtgtttttttttgtcagaaattactatatatattattttatgagaAATATAACACACATATACGATAGGCATGTgcaccaaatatatatatatagagtaaTTAAATTCCACATATTGTATGttaattactatatatatataaatatatatattaagtttcgTACGTGATGAAATGGAAcatgaataattataatattaatattatgtattttatgtgAATAAATTCTTAGATCCATGGTGGTATTTTTTGCTAATGGGACACTTCTCTTTAAAAACTGACGCTTTAGTGAAATCTCGAGTAGGAGTTTTGTGGGATTGAGCGGTGTGATACGGGATGATGAGGGAGTGGTACTGGTAGGGTTGGATGGAGATTATGGTGTGAATGTGGCGGAGTTACTAGGGCGGTTACATTATTgctcactaatttagttttttttatatctcTATTATTAAAAGTGATTCGATAGTTATCATATTAGGCTGGATTAATAGTCCTAATTCTAATCTTGGATGTCagcaaattattttaaatgttttttctttataaacAGTTGTTGGTGGTGATTTTTGCAAGACTATTTTAGTATTATTCATgtgctaactacttttattaCTAATTCTttaaatggatatttattcaCGTTTTATTAGTTCTCAATAgctaatttaatttaatgaaaTCCATGTTctcttttaaatatatataaaatagttATGATATCACAAAGTTTTCTATATTTACTACAAATGGAATATGAAACAAGTTCTTCATTTTGAAAAAGAAGGTAA
This region of Cannabis sativa cultivar Pink pepper isolate KNU-18-1 chromosome 7, ASM2916894v1, whole genome shotgun sequence genomic DNA includes:
- the LOC115697757 gene encoding 9-cis-epoxycarotenoid dioxygenase NCED2, chloroplastic, whose amino-acid sequence is MSTPSLAPNSSSWVGTKLSTHNNLYSSKKSISLLTKKKPIITSASVLHFPKQITISKDENNNKTNPTTTTTPHWNFLQRAAAVAFDVAEGALVARERQHPLPKTADPRVQISGNFAPVPEQPVKQSLNVTGTIPNCINGVYLRNGANPLFEPIAGHHFFDGDGMVHAVTINGGEASASYACRFTETQRLVQERDLGRSVFPKAIGELHGHSGIARLFLFYARGLFGLVDRSHGTGVANAGLVYFNDRLLAMSEDDLPYQVRITSSGDLETVGRYDFDEQLCSAMIAHPKLDPVSGELFALSYDVVQKPYLKYFKFSPNGEKSPDVEISLPVPTMIHDFAITENFVVIPDQQVVFKLGEMVRGGSPVVFDGEKKSRFGILSKTAEDASEMIWVESPETFCFHLWNAWEEPETDEVVVIGSCMTPPDSIFNECDESLKSVLSEIRINLKTRVSTRRPIIANVDEEVNLEAGMVNRNRLGRKTRFAYLAIAEPWPKVSGFAKVDLSTGDVKKYYYGDRKFGGEPFFLPNSESNEGEEDEGYIMAFVHNERSGKSELQIVNAIDLKMEASVKLPSRVPYGFHGTFVDAKNLAHQK